From Listeria innocua:
TTGGTCGATGATCTTGTTCAATCAAATTGTTTAAATATTTTACGGTTCGATGTTCTGTATGTTGATAAAACCCATGATTCTGCAACTTTTTGAAGGCACAGGAAATCGACGGTGCTTTATCAGTAACGAGAACCTTTGGTTCTCCAAAATGGTTGAACAGTCTCTTTAAGAACGCATACGCAGCTTGTGTATTGCGTTTTTTTCGTAGCCATATATCTAAGGTTAAGCCATCTGCATCGATGGCTCGATACAGATAATGCCACTTGCCTTTAATTTTGATATAGGTTTCGTCCATCTTCCATGAATAAAAAGACTGCTTGTTTTTCTTTTTCCAGATCTGATAAAGTAACTTTCCGTATTCCTGAACCCAACGGTAAATGGTTGTATGACAGACCTCAATGCCACGATCATAGAGAATTTCTTGAACTTCACGATAACTGAGGTTATAGCGAAGATAATAACCGACAGCCACAATAATCACGTCTTCTTGGAATTGTTTTCCTTTAAAAGGGTTCATATCTTCGTTCCTCCCGGGTCATTTTAGTTAGATTTTACACTAAAAGGTCTTGATTGAAAAACTTTGCAACAGAACCATCCTTTAAAAGAGAAACAGACCGAGCTTAAAAATTTACAAAAAGAAGTTAAGCAAGAAGAAAAGAAACTAAGCGAGAAAATTCAAGGACAACTGCACAACTTCGTAAAGCAAAGTCCGCAAGCCAAAGCACAAGAACAAAATAATCAACAAGAGCAATCACAAGAAGAAGATAACGGCTTGCATCTATAAAATCGCTTTTAAAGCCCTGCTAAGGGCTTTTTCTTTTGTCTTTGAACCATTTTACTAAAACGCAACCAAAGGTGCTTATAAGCCAAAATAGAACGTCCTAGGGCTATTGTAGTTTATTATCCGCTTTACAAGCGGACTGCTTCTGTCGTCAAGCAGACCAACGAGCATAAACAAAAAGACTTGCCAAGAAAAACCTTTGACAAGCCTTTTTGTTCATAACTTTTATCATTTAAAATCTTTTCGGTATTGAAGAAATAAATATAGTCCACTAACAAAACAAGCAATCCCATATTTGAACATAAAAAATTGATTGACTAAATATCCTCTTGGAAAAAACATATCACATGCGATAATAGCAACCAACATAACGTAGGCGCTTTTTAAACTAATCAACATGGTTCTTTCGTCACTTTTACCCATTTTTATAGAATAAGTAACTACAAAAATAGCACTGAACATAACAAATATAAAACCAATTCCCACAAGTAGATTAAAATTGCCAATTGACTGTTCCGACCATTCCTTTAGAGGATAGAACAAGGCTTCTGGTATATCACTTAAACTTTTAATTTTCATTTTCTGCTCCTCCTAAATCATAAGAAAAAATATCTGTTATATCTACTTTGAAAAAAGTTGCTATCCTAAATGCTAACAAAAGAGTAGGAATATACTTCCCTTTTTCCATAACAAATATTGTTTGTTTAGACACTCCTATTTTATCTGCTAATTCCTGTTGAGATAATCGAGCTAATACACGAAATTCATATACTTTATTGTTAATGGAATCGCCAAAGTCTTTTTTCATAAACTGACCTCCTTAAAACAAGGATACACTAAACTTATTAAAAAGTAAAGTATAATTATACTTAGTTTAATTATACTTTACTTATTCAAAAATAGAAAACTAGTCATAACTTAACAGTTTTGACTAACAAATAACGATATGATAAAATCAAGGATAGTAAAAGGTCATAACTGGCAGTCATAAATAAGATGAATTTTTAGGGGGGGGGTTACTTACTATTGCACACATTAATCAAAAACTTACAAATACTATTCCTCTGCCTTTTAGGAATTTCAATTTTTGGAGTTTTAGGTTTTGGACTCTACTTTTTATTTTTTACTGGGGTTTCTAATCAATGGGTTTGGGCAAGTGTCCTACTAATAATTTTTATTATTATTACTTGGTTCTCAAAAAAATACGTTGATTGGAAGCATGGAGGAATACTCCTTGTAGTAGTCATTGCATTCATGGGAGCTTGTATTGATATACAAGGAAACCCGCTATATAACGAGCCGATTCGCCTCGTCTATCAACATCTAGGTACACTTAAAGTTACGAACATCATGACATCAATCAATGGTACTACTGGAGTTAACTATTATTTTAATATTGTTAATCCATCTGGTCACGTTG
This genomic window contains:
- a CDS encoding IS6 family transposase, encoding MNPFKGKQFQEDVIIVAVGYYLRYNLSYREVQEILYDRGIEVCHTTIYRWVQEYGKLLYQIWKKKNKQSFYSWKMDETYIKIKGKWHYLYRAIDADGLTLDIWLRKKRNTQAAYAFLKRLFNHFGEPKVLVTDKAPSISCAFKKLQNHGFYQHTEHRTVKYLNNLIEQDHRPIKRRNKFYRSLRTAATTIKGMETIRGLYKKSRKEGSLFGFSVCLEIKGLLGIPA
- a CDS encoding DUF2178 domain-containing protein, which produces MKIKSLSDIPEALFYPLKEWSEQSIGNFNLLVGIGFIFVMFSAIFVVTYSIKMGKSDERTMLISLKSAYVMLVAIIACDMFFPRGYLVNQFFMFKYGIACFVSGLYLFLQYRKDFK
- a CDS encoding helix-turn-helix transcriptional regulator, which encodes MKKDFGDSINNKVYEFRVLARLSQQELADKIGVSKQTIFVMEKGKYIPTLLLAFRIATFFKVDITDIFSYDLGGAENEN